The genomic segment ATGCGGTTGAACCGTCATCGCTTAGCCAATATTTCATGCCAACGACAGGGGATTTACCATTTTCCCACAGCAGCACCTTTGTATTGGGCTTTCTGTACTCATTGTAGATTTCGGACCATGACGCTTCGTCCGCACTTATGAAAGAAACAGTTTTATCTTTGCGGTTAAACGCCATAATGCGGTCTTTGTTACCGTTGATGCGGTAGTTTTCGTTTTTGTATTCGATATTTACGCCGTCGTCGGCAAAGTAGAGAGTGTCTCCGTCATAGCCGATAAAGCCTGCCGGATTAGACAAATATGCCGGATTATACACGAGAGCCCCGGTACCTGATGCGGCGGGATTCAGACCTCCGCTGTTCGGTACTGATGTATCTTCCGTCAGCGTCGAACCGTCATAGCTAAACCGTACCACCTGTCCAAGGGCATAAGGGGAGATGCCGGAATATGGATCTTGCTGGGTCAGCAGGGCGTATACCCCTTGCCCGTCTGCAAAAAGACCGGTACATGTTCTTTTATCCAAAGTGGCCAAAGCGGCTACGGGGCGGAGTGCGCGAAGCTCTGCGTCTGCAGAAGCCCCAGTGAATGCGAAAGAGTCTTTTGAAGCCGTCTCCATCTTATAGGCATAGAGCTTCTTTTGATTAGTTAAGTCTTGCACATCCATCGCGACAAAGAGCGTACCGTCAAACGCAGCAACGGAATCAATACTGCGGTTACCGGGAGAGCCGGGAGTAGTAACCGTTTGGGCAGCACTGAAAGCGGTATATCCCCCATCCGTCTTCTTTGCCATATATGCGGTAATCTTAGTATTCGCCCCGTCTTGCGTACGTTTCAGCAAAAAGACATCTCCCGTTTTAAAATCGACGGCAATATCGGTAACCGAGGTGTCAGGGAAGGTAAATTCCGATTTTGCAGTCCCGAATGTTGTATCTTTTGTGCCGTCAGCAGCAAAGCGTTCAAGATGCAGTTCACCGCCATAACCGCCTTTATACAGTAGATAGACAGCGCCGGTACTATCCCGCGCAGTCTTTTGATTGCGGATGTTTGATACAAGTTTTTTTACAGTACCGCCTGCTATTTTCAGGTTGAGTGTAACCGCATGGGTACCCTTGTTTGTTGACCACAATAAAGTCGGTATTTTTTCTGCATACTGAGCGGTATATTCTGCAAACCATGTTACATCGGCGGTAGAATCGTCAAAGGACAACGCTGTGGTATCGCGCTTGACCGCTGCAATACGGTTTTTGTTTCCGGCAGTATAAAAGCCCCCCATATAGGCATTTTCGTTTATTTCAGCGCCGTCGTCCGCAATGTAGAGATAGTCCTCATCATAGCCGATAAAGCAGACAGGATTAACAAAAGCATTTGCATCAAAGGCAAGAGACGGATCGCTTCCTCCTGCCTTGGAATGCAGCCCTATAGCTTGTTTTTTTGTAAGAGCGCCGTCACTATACGTATACTGAATAAGCGCCCCTACCATATACAGCTGACTGGCATCCGACTTCTGTTCCCGCAGCAGGCAGTATACGCCGCTTTCATCGGCAAACAGTCCGGTACACTCGGTATCCGCACTACCACCGGTAACCCCTGAAGCGGGACGGAGTTTATCCAACGGTTTGCTTGACACCTGCGAGTCAAATTTTAACAACTTAATATCGGCATGACCGGGAGCATCTTCAAATTCAAACTTACAAGCATATAAGTTCCCCCTATACACGGCAAACAATACACCGTTATATGCTGCAGCAGCGGTAACGCGCAATGTTGCAGCTACGTTCGGGTATGCAGTACCTCTAAAATACTCAAAAGAATGGTCTTTTTTCTCTTTAAAACAATAAACGTAGTTGTCTTTAAACAAAAAGATATAATTATCGTCTGCATCGATCGCTATAGTATCGATAGTACTTATAGTAACACCGGGCGGTAGCATAGGCATAATCTCACCAAATTTTGTTGCAAATTCGGTATCTTCATTTCCCTCTACATCGAAGCGGGTAAGATTCCTTGAACCGCCTTTGTCATAGAGCATATATATCCGTCCGATACCGTCACGGGCAATAACCGGCCGGTCTAAATAGTTGCCGCCGATTCCACTATTTTCAACAAGTAATTTCTCGTCTGGCAGCTTGCCTACCAGCTTGAGCGTAATTTTAGAATCATACAGATCATTTTTTACAACATAGGAAAGGATATTCCCAACGCTCTTAGGCACTTTGGAAAGCTTTACGGCAACGGTATTGGTTCCTGCCGTAACGGTGTGCTCTTTTGTACCGCGCCACTCGCCTGCCTCGGTTGTTACAACAACCTTTATGCTTATTTTCTTTCCGATATCAAGCGTCAGCGTAACCGATGTTGTTCCTTCCGCCAGTTGATTACCATCCTCGCCGGTAACGGTAATCTTAGTATTGGATTCATCAAATTGAGGCATTCCCTCGGCATTAACGGCACGGGTTGCCCCATTGTCGATGACAATCCTCACCTCGCCGGTACCTTTTCCGGCTGTCAAACCTTGGTTACAGGCCGTAAAGATAATGCATAGCGCTGCAAACAAAATACTTACGGAAATTAAACGCAGTTTTTTCATATTCTTTCCTCCTTCATAACTATAGGGCATCTCTAAAAACTTGGTTAGCCTTTAGAGGTTCCCTACAAACAAGAATTTCCAATCAATCCGCTATCTTTTTAGACAATCACACTTTACCCTTTTACTCCGATTTTTATTATACACTGTCTTTTACAAAAATACAAATAGGAACCTCGTAAAAACCGAAATTTCTATCAATTGCAAGAGCTTTTCCTTAACTTTATATGCCTATTTGTATCTGCTATTAGAGGAACCGTACCGGATAGATGATGCAATACGTTTTGTTGCATAAATGCCCCGTTTCAACTATACTTATACTATTATGATAGAAATGAAACGGACAGTTACCTGCGGTCAGCTGCAAAAAAGCGACGCCGGTAAAACAGTAGTATTAAACGGATGGGTACACCGCAAGCGCGACCACGGCGGTATCTCTTTTATAAACTTACGCGACCGCTACGGGCTTACGCAGGTGGTTGTCGATGACGATGCGAGCCCCGAACTGAAAGAAACCGCAGCCGGCTTAAAGATGGAATATTGTATTGCCGTTGAAGGTACGGTGCGGCTGCGCCCCGATTCGATGGTCAATACGGAAATGAGCACCGGTTATATCGAAGTAAAGGCGCAGCGCATCATGGTACTGTCAAAGAGCGCGGTGCTGCCCTTCCAGATTGACGAAAAAACCAACGCCAACGAAGACCTCCGGCTCAAGTACCGCTACCTCGACCTGCGCTCTCAAACCATGCAGGATCACCTGATACTGCGCTCGAAGGTTACGTTCGCCGTGCGGGAATACTTGACCGGTAAGAATTTCCTTGAAATTGAAACGCCCACTTTTATTAAATCCACGCCGGAGGGTGCGCGCGACTATCTCGTGCCGTCCCGCCTGTATCCCGGTAAGTTCTATGCGCTTCCGCAGTCCCCGCAGCTGTACAAGCAGATACTGATGGTCTCCGGTTTTGACCGCTACTTTCAGATTGCCCGCTGCTACCGCGATGAAGATGCGCGCGGCGACCGCCAGCCTGAGTTCACCCAGATCGATATCGAAATGAGCTTTGTTTCCCGCGATGATGTCCTCAACGTTACCGAAGATATGTTCCGCACGGTGTTCAAAAAGACCATCGGCGCGGATTTGGCGCAAAGCTTTCCGCGCATCAGCTATGACGACGCGATCGACCTCTACGGTACCGACAAGCCCGATATCCGCTTTGAAATGAAGCTGCAGGACGCCGCATGGATGGCGGAATGCACGGACTTTGCCGTGTTTAAAGATGCGCTCGCTGCCGGCGGTGCCGTTAAGGCGCTCACCGTAAAGGGACAGGCAGGCAGCTACAGCCGCAAAAAGATAGAAGAACTGGAAGCAACGGCAAAGATATACAAGGCGAAGGGGCTTGCATGGACAAAAGTTGCAGGCGGCGCCTTTGAAGGCGGTATTGCCAAATACTGCGCCGGAGCGGAAGCGGAAATATGCAAAAAATTGAACGCGCAAGACGGAGACCTACTCCTCTTTGTTGCCGATGCAAAGTATAAAACCGCCTGTACCGCACTCGGCGCCGTTAGAAGCAAGCTCGGTAAGGATTTAAACCTGCTCGATCCCAAGGTATTCGCCTTTTTGTGGGTTATCGACTTCCCGCTCTTTGAATGGAACGAGGATGAGCAAAAATGGGATCCCGCACACCACATGTTCTCCGCGCCGCAGGAACGCTACCTTGACACCTTGGAGCAAAACCCCGGCGAGGTAAAAGGCGACCTCTACGACCTCGTACTGAACGGATACGAAGTTGCATCCGGCTCAATCAGAATCCACAATCCGGAGCTGCAAAAACGGATATTCAGTATCGTCGGCTTTAACCCCGCCGATGCGGAAAAGAAGTTCGGCTTTTTAACGGAGGCCTTCAAATACGGTGCACCGCCCCACGGAGGCATCGCTCCCGGTCTTGACCGCATCGTGATGCTGATGGCAGGCGAAACCTCGATTAAAGAAGTCATCGCCTTCCCCAAAAACACCTTCGCTGTCAGCCCTATGGACGAAAGCCCCAGCGAAGTCGACGAAAA from the Treponema vincentii F0403 genome contains:
- the aspS gene encoding aspartate--tRNA ligase, with protein sequence MKRTVTCGQLQKSDAGKTVVLNGWVHRKRDHGGISFINLRDRYGLTQVVVDDDASPELKETAAGLKMEYCIAVEGTVRLRPDSMVNTEMSTGYIEVKAQRIMVLSKSAVLPFQIDEKTNANEDLRLKYRYLDLRSQTMQDHLILRSKVTFAVREYLTGKNFLEIETPTFIKSTPEGARDYLVPSRLYPGKFYALPQSPQLYKQILMVSGFDRYFQIARCYRDEDARGDRQPEFTQIDIEMSFVSRDDVLNVTEDMFRTVFKKTIGADLAQSFPRISYDDAIDLYGTDKPDIRFEMKLQDAAWMAECTDFAVFKDALAAGGAVKALTVKGQAGSYSRKKIEELEATAKIYKAKGLAWTKVAGGAFEGGIAKYCAGAEAEICKKLNAQDGDLLLFVADAKYKTACTALGAVRSKLGKDLNLLDPKVFAFLWVIDFPLFEWNEDEQKWDPAHHMFSAPQERYLDTLEQNPGEVKGDLYDLVLNGYEVASGSIRIHNPELQKRIFSIVGFNPADAEKKFGFLTEAFKYGAPPHGGIAPGLDRIVMLMAGETSIKEVIAFPKNTFAVSPMDESPSEVDEKQLAELHLSIRE